The following are from one region of the Calypte anna isolate BGI_N300 chromosome 13, bCalAnn1_v1.p, whole genome shotgun sequence genome:
- the PANK3 gene encoding pantothenate kinase 3, producing MKIKDAKKPSFPWFGMDIGGTLVKLAYFEPIDITAEEEQEEVESLKSIRKYLTSNIAYGSTGIRDVHLELKDLTLFARRGNLHFIRFPTHDLPTFIQMGRNKNFSTLHTVLCATGGGAYKFEEDFRTIGNLQLHKLDELDCLVKGLLYIDSVSFNGQAECYYFENASDPERCQKMPFNLDDPYPLLVVNIGSGVSILSVHSKDNYKRVTGTSLGGGTFLGLCSLLTGCESFEEALEMASKGDSTHADKLVRDIYGGDYERFGLPGWAVASSFGNMIYKEKRESVSKEDLARAILVTITNNIGSIARMCAVNEKINRVVFVGNFLRVNTLSMKLLAYALDYWSKGQLKALFLEHEGYFGAVGALLGLPNFS from the exons ATGAAGATCAAGGATGCCAAGAAGCCGT CTTTTCCATGGTTTGGCATGGACATTGGGGGAACTTTGGTGAAACTTGCATACTTTGAACCTATTGATATCactgcagaggaggagcaggaggaagttGAAAGCTTGAAGAGTATCCGTAAATACCTGACTTCTAATATAGCCTATGGATCCACCGGCATTCGAGATGTCCACCTTGAGCTGAAAGACTTAACGCTTTTTGCTCGAAGAGGAAATTTGCACTTTATTCGATTCCCAACTCATGATTTGCCTACTTTTATCcaaatgggaagaaataaaaacttctcAACGCTACACACGGTGCTCTGTGCCACTGGCGGCGGTGCTTACAAGTTTGAAGAAGACTTTCGCACA ATTGGAAACCTCCAGCTGCACAAACTGGATGAGCTTGACTGCCTTGTCAAAGGCTTATTGTACATAGACTCTGTCAGCTTCAATGGCCAGGCAGAGTgctattattttgaaaatgccTCAGATCCTGAGAGATGCCAAAAGATGCCTTTTAACCTGGATGATCCATACCCATTGCTCGTTGTTAACATTGGTTCAGGAGTCAGTATTTTATCAGTCCATTCCAAAGATAACTATAAAAGAGTAACTGGAACAAG tcTAGGTGGAGGGACCTTTCTTGGTTTATGCAGTTTGTTGACTGGCTGTGAAAGTTTTGAAGAAGCTCTGGAAATGGCATCCAAAGGAGACAGCACACATGCTGACAAGTTGGTTCGAGACATTTATGGAGGAGACTATGAAAGATTTGGCTTGCCAGGCTGGGCTGTAGCATCCAG tttTGGGAATATGATCTATAAAGAGAAGAGAGAGTCTGTCAGTAAAGAAGATCTTGCAAGAGCCATATTGGTCACTATAACCAACAATATTGGGTCGATTGCCCGGATGTGTGCAGTTAATGAG aaaataaacaGAGTAGTGTTTGTTGGCAATTTTTTACGTGTGAATACCTTGTCAATGAAGCTTCTTGCATATGCACTGGATTACTGGTCAAAAGGCCAGCTGAAGGCCTTATTCCTGGAACATGAG GGATACTTTGGAGCTGTTGGTGCTCTTCTTGGGCTGCCAAATTTCAGTTGA